In Endozoicomonas sp. GU-1, one DNA window encodes the following:
- the yihA gene encoding ribosome biogenesis GTP-binding protein YihA/YsxC, with product MSDTRSSLNYRQASFYKSAARLSQCPENEGREVAFAGRSNAGKSSALNALTGSNKLARTSKTPGRTQLINFFDVQDGVFLVDLPGYGYAKVPEAMKQEWQHHMTDYLERREALVGLVLLMDIRHPMKEFDQMMLNWSVSANLPLHILLTKADKLKQGAAKQVLNSLKKDLSRFPQVSVQLFSSLKKTGVDQLSMKLDEWFLAPEPDDIYDGDEHPESDD from the coding sequence ATGAGTGATACCAGATCTTCATTAAATTACCGCCAGGCCTCTTTTTACAAGAGCGCGGCCAGGCTAAGCCAGTGTCCGGAGAATGAAGGTCGTGAAGTGGCCTTTGCAGGCCGTTCTAATGCAGGAAAGTCCAGCGCCCTGAATGCGCTGACGGGTTCCAACAAGCTGGCTCGTACCAGTAAGACGCCGGGAAGAACCCAGCTCATCAACTTCTTTGACGTGCAGGATGGTGTCTTTCTGGTGGATCTTCCGGGCTACGGTTATGCCAAGGTGCCTGAAGCCATGAAGCAAGAGTGGCAGCATCACATGACCGATTATCTGGAGCGCCGTGAGGCGCTGGTTGGCCTGGTGCTGTTGATGGATATTCGTCATCCGATGAAAGAGTTCGATCAGATGATGCTTAACTGGAGTGTAAGTGCAAACTTACCGCTGCACATACTGCTCACCAAGGCGGACAAACTGAAACAGGGGGCCGCCAAACAGGTTCTGAACAGCCTCAAAAAGGATCTGTCCCGATTCCCACAGGTGAGTGTTCAGTTATTCTCTTCCCTCAAGAAAACCGGTGTTGATCAGCTCTCTATGAAACTGGATGAGTGGTTTCTTGCGCCTGAGCCCGATGACATTTATGACGGTGACGAGCACCCGGAGTCTGATGATTAG
- a CDS encoding thiol:disulfide interchange protein DsbA/DsbL: MIKKTKGILGIAAFLGIATVAAGYLFDAQQSQEVTVTQNTPVAQASTTTHSAAGDTSSASTITQSGPPQLFQPGQHYRVLSNPVNTDAIPEKVEVVSIFWYGCPHCYALEPRIEQWQQTLPGDVEFIRTPGFFGPNLWQTHARLYYTVRSLGLEEQVHAGIFSEIQNRRNQLKDGEQMAEFLNREFGVEPEAFNKAFKGFGVNNQLQKAFSKLKGYRLSGVPAIVIDGRYVVEPGLAGSLANMPIIADYLIRKVKQDRKG; the protein is encoded by the coding sequence ATGATAAAAAAAACGAAGGGTATATTAGGTATCGCTGCATTCCTGGGAATCGCCACGGTCGCAGCGGGTTATCTGTTTGATGCCCAACAGAGTCAGGAGGTGACCGTTACTCAAAATACCCCGGTAGCTCAGGCCAGCACGACCACGCACTCAGCAGCCGGTGATACCTCATCAGCATCAACCATTACTCAATCCGGTCCACCGCAATTATTTCAGCCAGGCCAGCACTATCGGGTTTTATCCAATCCGGTCAACACGGATGCCATACCGGAGAAAGTGGAGGTAGTCTCCATTTTCTGGTACGGGTGCCCACACTGTTACGCGCTGGAGCCCAGGATTGAACAGTGGCAACAGACCTTGCCTGGTGATGTTGAGTTTATTCGAACGCCCGGTTTCTTCGGCCCTAACCTTTGGCAGACCCACGCCCGGCTTTACTATACTGTGCGCAGTTTGGGACTGGAAGAGCAGGTTCATGCCGGTATCTTCAGTGAAATACAGAACCGCCGAAATCAGCTCAAGGACGGTGAACAAATGGCCGAGTTCCTGAATCGGGAGTTTGGTGTTGAACCTGAGGCGTTTAATAAAGCGTTCAAGGGTTTCGGTGTTAATAATCAGCTGCAAAAAGCCTTCTCCAAACTGAAAGGCTACAGGCTGTCTGGTGTACCCGCCATCGTAATCGATGGGAGATATGTGGTTGAACCCGGGCTGGCTGGATCACTGGCTAATATGCCAATAATTGCCGACTACCTGATCCGGAAAGTTAAACAGGATCGGAAAGGTTAG
- a CDS encoding c-type cytochrome, producing MSHWVKHFTVVGDAKKGIPACSSCHSPTGKGNFLAGFPLLAGQNAEYTAKQLRDLREGDRTNDGDTKIMRTIAEKMSNKEIEAVSHYISGLR from the coding sequence ATGTCACATTGGGTCAAGCACTTTACCGTGGTGGGGGATGCCAAGAAAGGTATTCCGGCCTGCTCCAGCTGTCACTCTCCCACAGGTAAGGGTAACTTCCTGGCGGGCTTCCCCTTACTGGCGGGCCAGAATGCAGAGTACACCGCCAAGCAGCTGCGCGATCTTCGTGAAGGTGATCGAACCAACGATGGTGACACCAAAATCATGAGAACCATTGCCGAGAAGATGAGCAATAAAGAGATCGAAGCGGTTTCTCACTACATCAGCGGTCTTCGTTGA
- the purU gene encoding formyltetrahydrofolate deformylase → MNRTYRLLVSCPDATGIVATVSDFIARHGGWIVEANHHSDPVTRRFYMRNEIKADSLPFSLDEFKHHFTPVAEKLSLDWRINDSGIPQRVALLASKEAHCLSDLLYRWRSGDLNMEIPCVISNHEDLRSYVEWHGIPYHHVPVDKGDKASAFEAMTSLLEQYRVDTVVLARYMQILPPQLCEQYADRVINIHHSFLPSFVGAKPYHQAYERGVKLVGATCHYVTEILDAGPIIEQDVIRVGHHHLPEDMVRLGKDVEKSVLARGLRYHIEDRVIVDGSKTIILG, encoded by the coding sequence ATGAACAGAACTTATCGCTTACTTGTTTCCTGCCCGGACGCTACAGGCATCGTAGCCACCGTCAGTGACTTTATCGCCAGACACGGCGGCTGGATTGTTGAAGCCAATCATCACTCTGATCCAGTGACCAGGCGCTTTTACATGCGCAACGAAATCAAAGCGGACAGTCTGCCTTTTTCTCTGGATGAATTTAAACATCATTTCACCCCTGTTGCTGAAAAACTCAGTCTGGACTGGCGCATCAATGACTCAGGAATCCCACAGCGTGTTGCCCTTCTGGCCAGTAAAGAGGCCCACTGCCTGTCTGACCTGCTTTACCGCTGGCGAAGTGGCGACCTGAACATGGAAATACCCTGTGTCATCTCCAATCATGAAGATTTGCGCAGCTATGTGGAGTGGCATGGTATTCCCTATCACCATGTACCTGTGGATAAAGGGGATAAGGCATCGGCCTTCGAGGCAATGACATCACTGCTGGAGCAGTACCGTGTTGATACAGTTGTACTTGCACGCTATATGCAAATTTTGCCACCGCAACTGTGTGAGCAGTATGCCGACCGTGTCATTAATATCCATCACAGCTTTCTGCCTTCCTTTGTGGGTGCCAAGCCCTACCATCAGGCCTACGAGCGAGGCGTTAAGCTGGTGGGTGCCACATGCCACTACGTGACGGAAATCCTTGATGCGGGCCCGATCATCGAGCAGGACGTCATCCGGGTTGGGCATCACCACTTGCCAGAAGATATGGTGCGCTTAGGAAAGGATGTCGAGAAAAGTGTACTGGCGCGGGGATTGAGGTATCACATCGAAGACCGGGTTATTGTTGATGGCAGCAAGACCATTATTTTAGGATAG
- a CDS encoding Lar family restriction alleviation protein, whose product MKLQSCPCCRGKAIFADLIIGKGSQRVKMWQVSCTGCGLSTEMDEDKRYVAKRWNLRQEYANLKMWVTLLAGLLPASIIISLLLGNLMGISLIS is encoded by the coding sequence ATGAAACTACAGTCCTGCCCCTGTTGCCGGGGTAAAGCCATATTTGCCGACCTGATCATCGGCAAAGGCAGTCAACGGGTAAAAATGTGGCAGGTCAGCTGCACTGGCTGTGGTTTATCCACAGAAATGGATGAAGATAAGAGATATGTGGCAAAACGCTGGAATCTTCGCCAGGAGTACGCAAATCTGAAAATGTGGGTAACATTGCTGGCAGGGCTACTGCCAGCGTCGATTATCATCAGTCTGCTGCTTGGCAACCTGATGGGTATCAGCCTGATCAGCTGA
- the def gene encoding peptide deformylase, producing MMRLPDSPDLVIMGDPLLFQQHQQVCVDDILTDDFQHNLQTLRNRQIEANGIGIAAPQIGWGSRVLCIGVTEETKSRYPAVPDIPLSFWINPQIIEVSQETCWTWEGCLSVPGIRGWVNRPANVKVRGFDDQGNIIEAVLDGFAARVMLHEIDHLDGILFPERVDETTLMVPNISMETQSRWPENWPTINARITPPGMISAER from the coding sequence ATGATGCGTTTGCCTGATAGCCCGGATCTGGTCATCATGGGTGATCCCCTGCTTTTTCAGCAACATCAACAGGTGTGTGTTGATGATATATTGACCGATGATTTCCAGCACAATCTCCAGACTCTGCGTAACAGGCAAATTGAGGCAAACGGTATTGGTATTGCCGCGCCTCAGATTGGCTGGGGGTCAAGGGTATTGTGCATAGGCGTGACTGAAGAGACGAAATCACGTTATCCCGCCGTGCCCGATATTCCGCTTTCATTCTGGATCAATCCCCAGATCATAGAAGTCAGTCAGGAAACCTGCTGGACATGGGAGGGGTGTTTGTCCGTTCCGGGTATCAGAGGATGGGTGAACAGACCGGCAAACGTCAAAGTCAGGGGCTTTGATGATCAGGGCAATATTATTGAGGCTGTTCTGGATGGGTTTGCCGCCAGGGTTATGCTGCATGAAATTGATCACCTGGACGGGATCTTGTTTCCGGAACGGGTTGATGAAACAACGCTGATGGTGCCCAATATATCAATGGAAACCCAGAGCCGCTGGCCGGAAAACTGGCCAACCATCAATGCCCGAATAACACCACCGGGGATGATTTCGGCGGAAAGATAG
- a CDS encoding endonuclease/exonuclease/phosphatase family protein produces MPIRTLTGAIRRRLHRQRCQYRSGHIHHSAPDGFPRQLNKKTLKLLSFNIQVGINTQQYRHYLTRSWQHILPHAKRQATLDRIASVLPDFDLVALQEADGGSIRSSFINQTEYLALKGHFPYWYHQINRNLGKLAQHSNGFLSRFEPLSLEDHKLPGLIPGRGAIVARFGNPEEPLTVVMMHLALSKRTRNIQLSYIRDVVQHNQHVVLMGDMNTHADQLLNDSPLKNTSLHAAHWGQNTFPSWQPKRSLDHILISPSLIVNRFGVIDMPITDHLPVSVEIRVPDSVLSKV; encoded by the coding sequence ATGCCCATTCGAACCCTTACAGGTGCCATTCGACGACGTTTACACCGGCAGCGTTGTCAGTACCGTTCCGGGCATATTCATCATTCGGCACCGGATGGATTCCCCCGTCAGCTCAACAAAAAGACCCTCAAGCTGCTCAGCTTTAATATTCAGGTGGGCATCAATACGCAGCAATACCGCCATTATCTGACCCGCAGCTGGCAGCATATTCTGCCTCACGCCAAACGCCAGGCGACCCTTGACCGGATTGCCAGCGTTCTTCCTGACTTTGACCTTGTTGCCTTGCAGGAAGCCGACGGTGGCAGTATTCGCAGCAGCTTTATTAACCAGACTGAATATCTGGCCCTAAAAGGACACTTCCCTTACTGGTATCACCAGATCAACCGCAACCTTGGTAAGCTGGCACAACACAGTAATGGCTTTCTTAGCCGGTTTGAGCCTCTATCGCTGGAAGACCATAAACTGCCCGGACTCATTCCCGGCCGGGGTGCGATTGTCGCCCGCTTTGGCAACCCTGAGGAGCCTCTTACGGTGGTGATGATGCATCTGGCCCTGAGCAAAAGGACCCGAAATATCCAGCTTTCCTATATCCGTGATGTTGTGCAGCACAATCAGCATGTGGTGCTGATGGGGGATATGAACACCCACGCAGATCAATTACTCAATGACTCACCGCTGAAAAATACCTCCCTTCATGCGGCACACTGGGGGCAAAATACCTTTCCCAGCTGGCAACCCAAGCGTTCTCTGGATCATATTCTGATCAGCCCATCCCTGATTGTTAATCGATTTGGCGTTATCGATATGCCCATCACGGACCATTTGCCGGTATCTGTGGAAATCCGGGTGCCTGACTCCGTCTTGAGCAAAGTGTGA
- the coaBC gene encoding bifunctional phosphopantothenoylcysteine decarboxylase/phosphopantothenate--cysteine ligase CoaBC, whose amino-acid sequence MQQLSNKRIVLGVTGGIAAYKSAELIRLLTKLGADVRVVMTSAACEFITPLTLQALSHNPVHLDLLDTGAEAAMGHIELARWADVVLIAPATADFIARLAGGHADDLLTTLCLATSAPICLAPAMNQGMWRDSVTQRNCEELLERNIHLFGPGDGSQACGDIGPGRMLDPELIVEKTSGLFSHDILTGVNIMITAGGTREDIDPVRYISNHSSGKMGFAIAEAAVASGATVTLISGPVNLDTPDRVRRVDVVSARDMHQAVHDRIAGVDIFIGCAAVSDYRPAEVAREKIKKDPDNGSETLEIKLVRNPDIIASVTALDTPPFVVGFAAETHNVLGYAADKMRRKKMNLVVANDVGDREIGFSSDSNEVTVIGEALEEPLPRASKKVVSRKLLQIVARRFRKWKSQQPKTETDEQP is encoded by the coding sequence ATGCAACAGCTAAGTAACAAACGCATTGTTCTTGGTGTTACCGGTGGCATTGCTGCTTATAAGAGTGCAGAGCTGATTCGTCTGCTGACCAAACTGGGGGCTGATGTCCGTGTGGTCATGACCAGTGCCGCCTGTGAGTTTATTACCCCGTTAACCCTGCAGGCACTGTCCCACAACCCGGTGCATCTGGATCTGCTCGACACTGGGGCAGAAGCGGCCATGGGGCATATCGAACTGGCCCGCTGGGCGGATGTGGTTCTGATTGCCCCTGCCACGGCTGACTTTATTGCACGACTGGCCGGTGGCCATGCGGATGATCTGTTAACCACCCTGTGCCTGGCCACCAGTGCGCCTATCTGTCTGGCACCGGCCATGAACCAGGGGATGTGGCGTGACAGTGTGACTCAGCGAAATTGTGAAGAGCTGCTGGAGCGGAATATCCATTTGTTTGGCCCGGGTGATGGCAGCCAGGCCTGTGGTGATATCGGCCCGGGCAGGATGCTCGACCCTGAGCTGATTGTGGAAAAAACATCGGGGCTGTTCAGCCATGATATTCTCACCGGGGTGAATATCATGATCACCGCTGGCGGCACCCGCGAAGATATTGATCCGGTTCGCTATATTTCCAACCACAGTTCCGGAAAAATGGGCTTTGCCATTGCCGAAGCGGCGGTTGCATCCGGGGCAACGGTTACCCTGATCAGTGGCCCGGTGAATCTGGACACACCGGATCGGGTCAGGCGGGTGGATGTGGTCAGTGCCAGGGATATGCATCAGGCGGTTCATGACCGGATAGCCGGTGTGGATATCTTTATCGGTTGTGCTGCTGTCAGTGACTATCGCCCTGCCGAGGTTGCCCGGGAAAAGATCAAGAAAGACCCTGACAATGGCAGTGAAACTCTGGAGATTAAACTGGTACGGAACCCCGACATTATTGCTTCGGTCACTGCTCTGGACACACCGCCCTTTGTGGTGGGTTTTGCCGCAGAGACGCACAATGTGCTGGGCTACGCTGCGGATAAGATGCGCCGCAAGAAGATGAATCTGGTGGTGGCCAATGATGTGGGTGACCGGGAGATTGGCTTCAGCAGCGACAGCAATGAAGTCACTGTCATCGGCGAAGCGCTGGAAGAGCCATTGCCAAGAGCATCGAAAAAAGTGGTGTCCCGCAAGCTGCTGCAAATTGTTGCCCGCCGTTTCAGAAAGTGGAAAAGCCAACAGCCCAAAACTGAAACTGATGAACAGCCTTGA
- the radC gene encoding RadC family protein, with product MIQARSHHLLPREKILAMGPAALTEAELLALLLRTGCQGMNVMELASHLLEQFGGLEKLLTTRHQHLMSVKGLGPAKATQLSATLELCRRVLREKVANSDVISSPGSTREYLQLHFQGLQREQFACLFLDTRHRVITLETLFQGTLNTATVHPREVVKQALALNAASLILCHNHPSGDPEPSQADIRITQRLKEALQLVDIQVLDHMIVGQGKILSMAERGLV from the coding sequence ATCATACAAGCCCGGAGTCATCATTTGCTGCCCAGAGAAAAGATACTGGCTATGGGCCCTGCAGCCCTCACTGAAGCGGAGCTGTTGGCACTGCTGTTAAGAACCGGTTGCCAGGGTATGAACGTGATGGAACTGGCCAGCCATCTGCTGGAACAGTTTGGTGGCCTGGAAAAACTGCTGACCACCCGCCACCAGCATCTTATGTCCGTTAAAGGCCTTGGGCCTGCCAAAGCCACGCAGCTCAGCGCCACCTTGGAGCTTTGCCGAAGGGTACTGCGTGAAAAGGTAGCCAACTCCGATGTTATCTCCAGCCCGGGGTCAACCCGGGAGTACCTGCAGCTGCACTTCCAGGGTCTTCAGCGGGAGCAGTTTGCCTGTCTTTTTCTGGATACCCGGCACCGGGTTATTACGCTGGAGACACTCTTTCAGGGCACCTTGAACACAGCCACCGTTCATCCCAGGGAGGTGGTGAAGCAGGCGCTGGCATTGAATGCGGCATCACTGATTCTCTGTCACAACCACCCATCGGGCGATCCTGAGCCCAGTCAGGCTGACATTCGCATTACCCAACGGTTGAAAGAGGCGTTGCAACTGGTGGATATTCAGGTGCTGGACCATATGATTGTGGGACAGGGGAAGATACTATCCATGGCGGAACGTGGCCTGGTTTAG
- the dut gene encoding dUTP diphosphatase, with protein sequence MRTLKTRILDPRLGTEFPLPEYATEGSAGIDLRACLEQPMTLEPGQTQLLPTGMAIHIEDPSLAAMILPRSGLGHKHGIVLGNLVGLIDSDYQGQLMVSCWNRGNTTFTIQPGERIAQLILVPVVQARLEIVASFDESDRGAGGFGHSGTH encoded by the coding sequence ATGAGAACACTGAAAACCCGTATTCTGGATCCACGGCTGGGCACAGAGTTTCCATTGCCGGAATATGCCACAGAAGGCTCAGCAGGTATTGATCTGCGAGCCTGTCTTGAGCAACCGATGACCCTGGAACCGGGGCAAACCCAGTTGCTGCCTACCGGTATGGCCATCCACATTGAAGACCCGTCCCTGGCGGCAATGATCCTTCCCCGCTCCGGCCTGGGTCATAAGCATGGCATCGTTCTGGGTAATCTTGTGGGACTGATTGACTCTGACTACCAGGGGCAGCTGATGGTCTCCTGCTGGAACCGGGGAAATACCACGTTCACGATTCAGCCGGGGGAGCGTATTGCCCAGTTAATACTGGTTCCCGTGGTTCAGGCCCGACTGGAGATTGTGGCAAGCTTTGATGAAAGTGACCGCGGTGCCGGAGGCTTTGGGCACTCCGGAACCCACTGA
- a CDS encoding NUDIX domain-containing protein encodes MKLSGLDARDVQVQEEAKVYSGFLKLFKYTITHRLFNGGISRPLIREATVRPPSVGVILFDPVHDQVVLVEQFRMGPFLSDDDPWLLEVVAGISEPGETLEEVALREVEEETGYQITSLMPVSDFYVSPGASNEKLKLFCGLVDATAAGGLFGVADEGEDIKVHVLPFQEAYDMVEDGRIANAPAVIALQWLKLHHHELCQHEK; translated from the coding sequence ATGAAGCTTTCAGGTCTTGATGCCCGCGATGTACAGGTTCAGGAAGAGGCAAAGGTTTATTCAGGCTTTCTGAAGCTCTTTAAATACACGATTACGCATCGGCTCTTTAACGGGGGAATCAGCCGTCCCCTGATCCGTGAAGCCACCGTCAGGCCACCCTCTGTGGGCGTTATATTGTTTGATCCGGTGCATGACCAGGTAGTTCTGGTGGAGCAATTCCGCATGGGGCCTTTTTTGAGTGACGATGACCCCTGGTTGCTGGAAGTGGTTGCCGGCATCAGTGAGCCTGGCGAAACCTTGGAAGAAGTTGCCCTGCGCGAAGTAGAGGAAGAGACCGGTTATCAGATTACCTCATTAATGCCGGTCTCGGATTTCTATGTCAGCCCCGGTGCCAGTAACGAAAAGCTCAAGCTGTTCTGTGGTCTGGTAGACGCCACGGCTGCTGGCGGCCTTTTCGGTGTTGCCGATGAAGGGGAGGATATCAAGGTTCATGTTCTTCCCTTCCAGGAAGCTTATGATATGGTGGAAGACGGAAGGATTGCCAATGCTCCAGCGGTCATTGCATTGCAATGGCTTAAGCTGCATCACCATGAGTTATGCCAACATGAAAAATAA
- a CDS encoding c-type cytochrome, with protein sequence MKKVILTLVISLGITGIAFAKGDAAAGKSKATTCAACHGATGVSLAPNWPNLAGQGERYLIKQITEIKDGSRSVPEMMPFVSALTTQDIADLAAYFASQPAPQGATDAKYVTLGQALYRGGGCQERYSGLLQLSLSHR encoded by the coding sequence ATGAAAAAAGTCATTCTCACTCTGGTAATTTCTTTGGGGATAACGGGCATCGCCTTTGCCAAAGGCGATGCAGCAGCTGGCAAGAGCAAAGCAACGACCTGCGCCGCCTGCCATGGTGCCACAGGGGTCAGTCTTGCTCCAAACTGGCCAAATCTCGCCGGTCAGGGGGAGCGTTACCTGATCAAACAGATCACTGAAATCAAGGATGGCTCGCGCTCTGTGCCAGAGATGATGCCCTTCGTCAGCGCTCTGACCACGCAGGATATTGCTGACCTGGCGGCTTACTTTGCCAGTCAGCCTGCCCCTCAGGGAGCAACAGACGCCAAGTATGTCACATTGGGTCAAGCACTTTACCGTGGTGGGGGATGCCAAGAAAGGTATTCCGGCCTGCTCCAGCTGTCACTCTCCCACAGGTAA